One genomic window of Gossypium hirsutum isolate 1008001.06 chromosome D11, Gossypium_hirsutum_v2.1, whole genome shotgun sequence includes the following:
- the LOC107912495 gene encoding uncharacterized protein: MAASANPTGNNQEGLSNQKVTAPPTIANGISLISNSSEANTLALAAGLADTQAALRHNPGISINWTPDEQSILEDLLAKYASDSTIVRYAKIAMRLKDKTVRDVALRCRWMTKKENGKRRKEDHISTRKSKDRRERSTDSLAKSTSVLTARPNGPSHVPPITQMDNDDGIPYKAFWGATGELLDQNAQIFNQISANFSAFQIHDNIDLLCKARDNIFTILNELNELPEVMEQMPPLPDKINEEKANEILPPSSLQMKS; the protein is encoded by the exons ATGGCCGCGAGTGCGAATCCGACGGGGAATAATCAGGAAGGTTTGTCGAACCAGAAGGTAACGGCTCCTCCTACAATAGCCAATGGCATTTCCCTCATTTCGAACAGCAGCGAAGCCAATACCTTGGCGCTTGCCGCCGGCTTGGCTGATACGCAGGCGGCGTTGAGGCACAACCCCGGCATCTCCATAAACTGGACTCCCGACGAACAATCTATCCTCGAGGATTTACTCGCCAA GTATGCATCTGACTCAACCATAGTTCGCTATGCTAAGATAGCGATGAGGTTGAAGGACAAAACAGTTCGGGATGTGGCACTGCGCTGCAGATGGATGACC AAGAAGGAAAATGGCAAACGAAGGAAAGAGGATCATATTTCAACAAGGAAAAGCAAAGACAGAAGG GAAAGAAGTACAGACTCTTTGGCGAAGTCTACATCTGTTTTAACAGCTAGGCCTAATGGTCCTTCACATGTACCACCAATTACCCAGATGGACAACGATGATGGCATCCCATACAAAG CCTTTTGGGGTGCAACAGGAGAGCTACTTGATCAAAATGCTcaaatatttaatcaaatttcAGCAAATTTTTCAGCTTTCCAG ATACATGATAATATAGATCTCTTATGCAAAGCCCGGGACAATATCTTTACAATCTTGAATGA GTTAAATGAGTTGCCAGAGGTAATGGAACAAATGCCGCCGCTTCCGGACAAGATAAATGAGGAAAAGGCCAACGAGATCCTTCCTCCGTCATCCCTTCAGATGAAATCATGA
- the LOC107910958 gene encoding cytochrome b561 and DOMON domain-containing protein At3g07570: MKLSSISIIFFFATLQALSVLQVNSQSTDSCNSNLNLDLPFDTSLLNCLPVWSRHDFILRYVRNLSNVWNFVLSAPDTNSFVAMGFSTTGQMVGSSAVVGWVSADGSGTVKQYFLGGQRPNLVVADQGNLTIVENSTSITSRSSRVYLAFQLNTSQPLSRVLYSVGQIGVIPSAPGFALAEHRDKVSTLLNYRTGTSASDSQHSRLRKSHGILNMLSWGILMIIGAMAGRYFKQWDPMWFYSHAAIQSCAFLLGLAGIISGFVLEDRLNAEVDTHKALGILILVLGCLQVMAVFARPGKESKVRKYWNWYHHNGGRIVILIAIANVFYGIHLGEDDGTSWNAAYAVVISILFLLSIILEVKLWRQN, from the exons atgaagctaTCCTCCATTTCTATTATCTTCTTCTTTGCTACCCTGCAGGCGCTATCAGTATTGCAGGTGAACTCACAATCCACAGATTCATGCAATTCCAACCTAAATCTTGATTTACCCTTTGATACATCTTTGCTTAATTGCCTTCCAGTTTGGAGCCGACATGATTTCATCCTTAGA TACGTTAGGAACTTGTCGAACGTTTGGAACTTCGTTCTGTCGGCTCCCGACACGAATTCCTTCGTCGCGATGGGGTTTTCGACCACCGGGCAGATGGTTGGTTCGAGCGCCGTGGTTGGCTGGGTCTCGGCGGACGGTAGTGGAACCGTGAAACAGTACTTTCTGGGAGGGCAGCGGCCGAATTTAGTGGTGGCTGATCAAGGGAACCTGACGATCGTGGAGAATTCTACCTCCATAACATCACGATCGTCGCGAGTGTACTTGGCGTTCCAGTTGAACACAAGTCAACCACTGTCGCGGGTGTTGTATTCGGTGGGGCAAATTGGGGTGATTCCATCTGCGCCGGGCTTTGCTTTGGCTGAACACCGTGACAAAGTCTCCACACTCTTGAATTATCGTACAG GCACAAGTGCATCGGATAGCCAACATTCAAGACTAAGGAAGAGCCATGGAATACTGAATATGCTAAGTTGGGGCATATTGATGATAATCGGAGCCATGGCTGGTCGCTACTTCAAGCAATGGGATCCCATGTGGTTTTATTCCCACGCCGCCATTCAGTCATGCGCCTTCCTGCTGGGCCTTGCCGGTATCATTTCCGGTTTCGTCCTAGAAGATCGTCTCAATGCCGAAGTCGACACCCACAAAGCTCTAGGCATCCTCATTCTCGTGCTCGGATGCCTCCAG GTAATGGCGGTATTTGCAAGGCCAGGGAAGGAATCAAAGGTGCGTAAATACTGGAACTGGTACCATCACAATGGGGGCAGAATTGTGATACTAATTGCAATAGCAAATGTGTTCTACGGGATTCATTTGGGTGAAGATGATGGAACATCATGGAATGCTGCCTACGCTGTTGTTATTTCTATCttatttttactttctattaTTTTAGAGGTTAAATTGTGGAGGCAAAATTAG